From the genome of Phycodurus eques isolate BA_2022a chromosome 22, UOR_Pequ_1.1, whole genome shotgun sequence, one region includes:
- the trim24 gene encoding transcription intermediary factor 1-alpha isoform X2 produces MDPSGKSVGNDDIVIIVENEAESLPLGEQRPKPPGAFGLMDTCPICKLSFHNREPKLLPCLHSFCKRCLPAPFRGVEPRRDHSLHPLGQVDNNKQLGTIRCPVCRQECWEMDMLDNFFVKDLAEVPSSTMEKNNQVCMSCDDNTEATGYCLECMEFLCVTCIEAHQRVKFTRDHTIRQKKEMSPEAVAVSTQKPVFCDIHKQEPLKLFCETCDRLTCRDCQLLKHKDHNYQFLEDAYKNHRQYLENMTQQLQEKRKAIEDVSNCIRNGLQQVEENRKSVTNEIKKAICNLIMEINRKGKVLANQLESLTKDHELGLKKQQDEVNLLRRQLDHVISFTKWATASHSGTALLYCKRLILFQIHYLMGARCNPSIIPQSSVRFQCRSGFWASNVDLGSLVVERSSVQPLIPNQQAGPRGEAPNGPLSLSAQQRQSTLAQLQMQQPHRQAASNHWSWYQNARLPGPHGPPVPPGPPGPPGPHGPPPPNRPIQGGSSPSQGLSGLTQMGRRYGNAQANIRSPNSSMLQNTAFPPPQSLRDMLNTCSFPSKPMDISQGTFRYPHPVSAGGATHVQPNQRNLSELSYLKRTEAGGPVPTVSIALARPSFTSSQSSTAADKPVQGKHNSPMVKSSSSERTGGPASWKPNTETSSAPSAKRRRRSSPGPVIIIKDEPEDEDEVRFVQSSLPDSSTGACPTLQLKIGPPFSTHQSDSDQAREPRPQPGAQPESEKSALAEDDPNEDWCAVCQNGGELLCCDKCPKVFHLSCHIPVLSESPSGAWFCSFCRDLVSPEMQYECDNKNTQEPERLPPVDQRSCERLLLLLFCNDFSTHFHHTSESKRCKEVITKPVDLSLVKRKLEWKASDGEAYRTPEEFVADVRLIFMNCAKYKVNKEVISAGLYLEDYFEEQLRLVYPNKIFPGGREEGMIPPLEDEIDDEEEQQQEHEQPAQESAAPPEDDKTVSPAKNTILPAEGNAPPPEEAAEDELKTKEQATDMSKMGTDAKVATEDGGGPLSENKVKQEDETAPPEEVKNSGVVDKAPSPKEENTPFPHEQTSDQTSDVTESQESAPENVPDEEKEEQAAGGMDCNSQEV; encoded by the exons ATGGATCCGAGCGGCAAATCTGTTGGCAACGACGACATTGTTATAATCGTGGAGAACGAGGCGGAGAGTTTGCCCCTCGGGGAACAGAGACCGAAGCCGCCAGGCGCCTTCGGGCTCATGGACACATGTCCCATCTGCAAGTTGAGCTTTCACAACCGAGAGCCCAAACTGCTGCCTTGTCTTCACTCGTTCTGCAAGCGATGCCTGCCCGCACCGTTCAGGGGCGTCGAACCCAGGCGGGACCACTCCCTCCACCCTCTGGGTCAAGTGGACAACAACAAGCAAC TGGGTACCATCCGCTGTCCAGTATGCCGCCAGGAATGCTGGGAAATGGACATGTTGGACAATTTCTTTGTCAAGGACTTGGCCGAGGTGCCAAGCAGCACCATGGAGAAAAACAACCAG GTGTGTATGAGCTGTGACGACAACACAGAGGCAACGGGCTACTGTTTGGAGTGCATGGAGTTCTTGTGTGTGACCTGTATTGAGGCGCACCAGCGGGTGAAGTTCACCAGGGATCACACGATACGCCAAAAGAAGGAAATGTCTCCAG AAGCAGTAGCTGTTTCCACGCAGAAGCCCGTTTTTTGTGACATCCACAAGCAGGAGCCACTGAAGCTTTTTTGCGAGACTTGCGATCGACTCACCTGTCGAGACTGTCAGCTGCTCAAACACAAGGATCACAA CTATCAGTTTTTGGAGGATGCCTACAAGAACCATAGACAGTATCTGGAGAACATGACGCAACAGTTGCAGGAAAAAAGAAAGGCCATTGAGGATGTCTCCAACTGCATCAGAAATGG actgCAGCAAGTTGAAGAAAACCGGAAGTCTGTAACGAATGAAATCAAGAAGGCCATCTGCAACCTAATTATGGAGATAAACAGGAAGGGGAAGGTTTTGGCTAACCAGCTTGAG TCGCTTACTAAAGATCACGAGCTGGGTCTGAAAAAGCAGCAGGACGAAGTCAACTTGCTGCGCCGGCAACTGGACCACGTGATCAGTTTCACCAAGTGGGCCACTGCCAGCCACAGTGGCACAGCGCTCCTCTACTGCAAGAGACTG ATTCTATTCCAGATCCACTATCTGATGGGCGCCAGATGCAATCCCTCCATCATCCCTCAGAGTTCTGTCCGCTTCCAGTGTCGCTCTGGTTTCTGGGCCTCAAATGTAGACCTTG GTTCTCTGGTGGTTGAACGAAGCTCGGTACAGCCGCTCATTCCCAACCAACAGGCAGGACCCAGAGGAGAGGCGCCGAACGGGCCGCTGTCGTTATCCGCTCAGCAGCGCCAGAGCACGCTGGCCCAGCTGCAGATGCAG CAGCCCCACAGGCAGGCCGCATCCAACCATTGGTCCTGGTATCAGAATGCCCGGCTCCCCGGACCCCACGGACCCCCTGTACCCCCTGGACCCCCTGGACCCCCTGGACCCCACGGACCTCCACCCCCGAACAGACCAATCCAAGGAGGCTCCTCCCCTTCCCAAGGCCTCAGCGGCTTGACGCAGATGGGACGCCGATACGGGAACGCCCAAGCCAACATCAGAAGTCCCAACTCGTCAATGCTGCAGAACACTGCGTTCCCGCCTCCTCAG TCCCTCCGAGACATGCTCAATACCTGTAGCTTCCCTTCCAAACCCATGGATATATCACAGGGCACTTTCCGCTACCCGCATCCCGTGTCCGCTGGAGGGGCCACGCACGTACAACCGAACCAG CGGAACCTGTCAGAACTTTCCTACCTAAAGAGGACTGAAGCCGGCGGTCCGGTGCCCACCGTTAGCATCGCGCTCGCGAGACCCAGCTTCACTTCGAGCCAATCCTCAACAGCCGCTGACAAACCGG TTCAAGGAAAGCATAATTCGCCCATGGTTAAGTCATCATCTTCAGAGCGCACCGGAGG GCCGGCGTCCTGGAAGCCAAATACTGAGACGTCGTCGGCTCCCTCGGCCAAGCGACGGAGAAGGTCGTCCCCTGGGCCCGTTATCATCATCAAGGACGAACCGGAGGATGAGGACGAAGTTCGTTTC GTGCAGTCCAGCCTTCCCGACAGCAGCACGGGGGCCTGTCCCACGCTCCAGCTCAAGATCGGCCCCCCTTTCTCCACCCACCAATCTGACTCCGACCAGGCGAGGGAGCCGCGCCCTCAGCCCGGCGCGCAGCCCGAATCCGAGAAGAGCGCCCTCGCGGAAGACGACCCCAACGAAGACTGGTGCGCCGTGTGCCAGAACGGAGGAGAGCTGCTGTGCTGCGACAAGTGTCCCAAGGTTTTCCATCTGTCCTGCCACATCCCCGTGCTCAGTGAGTCACCCAG CGGCGCGTGGTTCTGCTCCTTCTGCCGAGACCTGGTCTCCCCTGAGATGCAGTACGAATGCGACAACAAGAACACACAGGAGCCAGAAAGACTGCCACCTGTTGACCAAAGg TCATGTGAGCGGCTGCTTCTACTTCTCTTCTGTAATGACTTCAGCACTCACTTCCATCACACGTCG GAGTCCAAAAGATGCAAAGAGGTTATCACGAAACCAGTGGATTTATCTCTTGTgaagaggaagctggagtgGAAAGCAAGCGACGGGGAAGCTTACCGCACTCCTGAAGAGTTTGTTGCAGACGTGAGGCTCATATTCATGAATTGTGCCAAATACAAG GTGAACAAAGAAGTGATCAGTGCCGGATTGTACTTGGAAGACTACTTTGAGGAGCAGCTGAGGCTGGTGTACCCCAACAAGATTTTTCCCGGCGGAAGGGAGGAAGGTATGATCCCACCGCTGGAGGACGAGATTGACGACGAAGAAGAGCAGCAGCAAGAGCACGAGCAGCCGGCGCAGGAAAGCGCGGCCCCCCCGGAGGACGACAAAACAGTCAGTCCTGCGAAGAACACTATCCTACCCGCGGAGGGGAACGCGCCTCCTCCCGAGGAAGCCGCAGAAGACGAGTTAAAAACGAAGGAGCAGGCGACCGACATGAGCAAGATGGGGACAGACGCGAAGGTGGCGACTGAAGATGGAGGAGGGCCCCTTTCTGAGAACAAAGTCAAGCAGGAGGATGAAACAGCTCCTCCTGAAGAGGTCAAAAACTCTGGAGTTGTGGATAAGGCACCATCCCCAAAAGAGGAAAACACCCCCTTTCCTCACGAGCAGACTTCTGACCAGACTTCTGATGTAACGGAAAGCCAGGAGAGCGCACCGGAAAATGTCCCCgatgaagaaaaagaggagCAAGCAGCAGGTGGGATGGATTGTAACAGTCAGGAAGTGTAG
- the trim24 gene encoding transcription intermediary factor 1-alpha isoform X4 produces MDPSGKSVGNDDIVIIVENEAESLPLGEQRPKPPGAFGLMDTCPICKLSFHNREPKLLPCLHSFCKRCLPAPFRGVEPRRDHSLHPLGQVDNNKQLGTIRCPVCRQECWEMDMLDNFFVKDLAEVPSSTMEKNNQVCMSCDDNTEATGYCLECMEFLCVTCIEAHQRVKFTRDHTIRQKKEMSPEAVAVSTQKPVFCDIHKQEPLKLFCETCDRLTCRDCQLLKHKDHNYQFLEDAYKNHRQYLENMTQQLQEKRKAIEDVSNCIRNGLQQVEENRKSVTNEIKKAICNLIMEINRKGKVLANQLESLTKDHELGLKKQQDEVNLLRRQLDHVISFTKWATASHSGTALLYCKRLILFQIHYLMGARCNPSIIPQSSVRFQCRSGFWASNVDLGSLVVERSSVQPLIPNQQAGPRGEAPNGPLSLSAQQRQSTLAQLQMQVDKISQQPHRQAASNHWSWYQNARLPGPHGPPVPPGPPGPPGPHGPPPPNRPIQGGSSPSQGLSGLTQMGRRYGNAQANIRSPNSSMLQNTAFPPPQGTFRYPHPVSAGGATHVQPNQRNLSELSYLKRTEAGGPVPTVSIALARPSFTSSQSSTAADKPVQGKHNSPMVKSSSSERTGGPASWKPNTETSSAPSAKRRRRSSPGPVIIIKDEPEDEDEVRFVQSSLPDSSTGACPTLQLKIGPPFSTHQSDSDQAREPRPQPGAQPESEKSALAEDDPNEDWCAVCQNGGELLCCDKCPKVFHLSCHIPVLSESPSGAWFCSFCRDLVSPEMQYECDNKNTQEPERLPPVDQRSCERLLLLLFCNDFSTHFHHTSESKRCKEVITKPVDLSLVKRKLEWKASDGEAYRTPEEFVADVRLIFMNCAKYKVNKEVISAGLYLEDYFEEQLRLVYPNKIFPGGREEGMIPPLEDEIDDEEEQQQEHEQPAQESAAPPEDDKTVSPAKNTILPAEGNAPPPEEAAEDELKTKEQATDMSKMGTDAKVATEDGGGPLSENKVKQEDETAPPEEVKNSGVVDKAPSPKEENTPFPHEQTSDQTSDVTESQESAPENVPDEEKEEQAAGGMDCNSQEV; encoded by the exons ATGGATCCGAGCGGCAAATCTGTTGGCAACGACGACATTGTTATAATCGTGGAGAACGAGGCGGAGAGTTTGCCCCTCGGGGAACAGAGACCGAAGCCGCCAGGCGCCTTCGGGCTCATGGACACATGTCCCATCTGCAAGTTGAGCTTTCACAACCGAGAGCCCAAACTGCTGCCTTGTCTTCACTCGTTCTGCAAGCGATGCCTGCCCGCACCGTTCAGGGGCGTCGAACCCAGGCGGGACCACTCCCTCCACCCTCTGGGTCAAGTGGACAACAACAAGCAAC TGGGTACCATCCGCTGTCCAGTATGCCGCCAGGAATGCTGGGAAATGGACATGTTGGACAATTTCTTTGTCAAGGACTTGGCCGAGGTGCCAAGCAGCACCATGGAGAAAAACAACCAG GTGTGTATGAGCTGTGACGACAACACAGAGGCAACGGGCTACTGTTTGGAGTGCATGGAGTTCTTGTGTGTGACCTGTATTGAGGCGCACCAGCGGGTGAAGTTCACCAGGGATCACACGATACGCCAAAAGAAGGAAATGTCTCCAG AAGCAGTAGCTGTTTCCACGCAGAAGCCCGTTTTTTGTGACATCCACAAGCAGGAGCCACTGAAGCTTTTTTGCGAGACTTGCGATCGACTCACCTGTCGAGACTGTCAGCTGCTCAAACACAAGGATCACAA CTATCAGTTTTTGGAGGATGCCTACAAGAACCATAGACAGTATCTGGAGAACATGACGCAACAGTTGCAGGAAAAAAGAAAGGCCATTGAGGATGTCTCCAACTGCATCAGAAATGG actgCAGCAAGTTGAAGAAAACCGGAAGTCTGTAACGAATGAAATCAAGAAGGCCATCTGCAACCTAATTATGGAGATAAACAGGAAGGGGAAGGTTTTGGCTAACCAGCTTGAG TCGCTTACTAAAGATCACGAGCTGGGTCTGAAAAAGCAGCAGGACGAAGTCAACTTGCTGCGCCGGCAACTGGACCACGTGATCAGTTTCACCAAGTGGGCCACTGCCAGCCACAGTGGCACAGCGCTCCTCTACTGCAAGAGACTG ATTCTATTCCAGATCCACTATCTGATGGGCGCCAGATGCAATCCCTCCATCATCCCTCAGAGTTCTGTCCGCTTCCAGTGTCGCTCTGGTTTCTGGGCCTCAAATGTAGACCTTG GTTCTCTGGTGGTTGAACGAAGCTCGGTACAGCCGCTCATTCCCAACCAACAGGCAGGACCCAGAGGAGAGGCGCCGAACGGGCCGCTGTCGTTATCCGCTCAGCAGCGCCAGAGCACGCTGGCCCAGCTGCAGATGCAG GTTGACAAAATTTCCCAGCAGCCCCACAGGCAGGCCGCATCCAACCATTGGTCCTGGTATCAGAATGCCCGGCTCCCCGGACCCCACGGACCCCCTGTACCCCCTGGACCCCCTGGACCCCCTGGACCCCACGGACCTCCACCCCCGAACAGACCAATCCAAGGAGGCTCCTCCCCTTCCCAAGGCCTCAGCGGCTTGACGCAGATGGGACGCCGATACGGGAACGCCCAAGCCAACATCAGAAGTCCCAACTCGTCAATGCTGCAGAACACTGCGTTCCCGCCTCCTCAG GGCACTTTCCGCTACCCGCATCCCGTGTCCGCTGGAGGGGCCACGCACGTACAACCGAACCAG CGGAACCTGTCAGAACTTTCCTACCTAAAGAGGACTGAAGCCGGCGGTCCGGTGCCCACCGTTAGCATCGCGCTCGCGAGACCCAGCTTCACTTCGAGCCAATCCTCAACAGCCGCTGACAAACCGG TTCAAGGAAAGCATAATTCGCCCATGGTTAAGTCATCATCTTCAGAGCGCACCGGAGG GCCGGCGTCCTGGAAGCCAAATACTGAGACGTCGTCGGCTCCCTCGGCCAAGCGACGGAGAAGGTCGTCCCCTGGGCCCGTTATCATCATCAAGGACGAACCGGAGGATGAGGACGAAGTTCGTTTC GTGCAGTCCAGCCTTCCCGACAGCAGCACGGGGGCCTGTCCCACGCTCCAGCTCAAGATCGGCCCCCCTTTCTCCACCCACCAATCTGACTCCGACCAGGCGAGGGAGCCGCGCCCTCAGCCCGGCGCGCAGCCCGAATCCGAGAAGAGCGCCCTCGCGGAAGACGACCCCAACGAAGACTGGTGCGCCGTGTGCCAGAACGGAGGAGAGCTGCTGTGCTGCGACAAGTGTCCCAAGGTTTTCCATCTGTCCTGCCACATCCCCGTGCTCAGTGAGTCACCCAG CGGCGCGTGGTTCTGCTCCTTCTGCCGAGACCTGGTCTCCCCTGAGATGCAGTACGAATGCGACAACAAGAACACACAGGAGCCAGAAAGACTGCCACCTGTTGACCAAAGg TCATGTGAGCGGCTGCTTCTACTTCTCTTCTGTAATGACTTCAGCACTCACTTCCATCACACGTCG GAGTCCAAAAGATGCAAAGAGGTTATCACGAAACCAGTGGATTTATCTCTTGTgaagaggaagctggagtgGAAAGCAAGCGACGGGGAAGCTTACCGCACTCCTGAAGAGTTTGTTGCAGACGTGAGGCTCATATTCATGAATTGTGCCAAATACAAG GTGAACAAAGAAGTGATCAGTGCCGGATTGTACTTGGAAGACTACTTTGAGGAGCAGCTGAGGCTGGTGTACCCCAACAAGATTTTTCCCGGCGGAAGGGAGGAAGGTATGATCCCACCGCTGGAGGACGAGATTGACGACGAAGAAGAGCAGCAGCAAGAGCACGAGCAGCCGGCGCAGGAAAGCGCGGCCCCCCCGGAGGACGACAAAACAGTCAGTCCTGCGAAGAACACTATCCTACCCGCGGAGGGGAACGCGCCTCCTCCCGAGGAAGCCGCAGAAGACGAGTTAAAAACGAAGGAGCAGGCGACCGACATGAGCAAGATGGGGACAGACGCGAAGGTGGCGACTGAAGATGGAGGAGGGCCCCTTTCTGAGAACAAAGTCAAGCAGGAGGATGAAACAGCTCCTCCTGAAGAGGTCAAAAACTCTGGAGTTGTGGATAAGGCACCATCCCCAAAAGAGGAAAACACCCCCTTTCCTCACGAGCAGACTTCTGACCAGACTTCTGATGTAACGGAAAGCCAGGAGAGCGCACCGGAAAATGTCCCCgatgaagaaaaagaggagCAAGCAGCAGGTGGGATGGATTGTAACAGTCAGGAAGTGTAG
- the trim24 gene encoding transcription intermediary factor 1-alpha isoform X1, which translates to MDPSGKSVGNDDIVIIVENEAESLPLGEQRPKPPGAFGLMDTCPICKLSFHNREPKLLPCLHSFCKRCLPAPFRGVEPRRDHSLHPLGQVDNNKQLGTIRCPVCRQECWEMDMLDNFFVKDLAEVPSSTMEKNNQVCMSCDDNTEATGYCLECMEFLCVTCIEAHQRVKFTRDHTIRQKKEMSPEAVAVSTQKPVFCDIHKQEPLKLFCETCDRLTCRDCQLLKHKDHNYQFLEDAYKNHRQYLENMTQQLQEKRKAIEDVSNCIRNGLQQVEENRKSVTNEIKKAICNLIMEINRKGKVLANQLESLTKDHELGLKKQQDEVNLLRRQLDHVISFTKWATASHSGTALLYCKRLILFQIHYLMGARCNPSIIPQSSVRFQCRSGFWASNVDLGSLVVERSSVQPLIPNQQAGPRGEAPNGPLSLSAQQRQSTLAQLQMQVDKISQQPHRQAASNHWSWYQNARLPGPHGPPVPPGPPGPPGPHGPPPPNRPIQGGSSPSQGLSGLTQMGRRYGNAQANIRSPNSSMLQNTAFPPPQSLRDMLNTCSFPSKPMDISQGTFRYPHPVSAGGATHVQPNQRNLSELSYLKRTEAGGPVPTVSIALARPSFTSSQSSTAADKPVQGKHNSPMVKSSSSERTGGPASWKPNTETSSAPSAKRRRRSSPGPVIIIKDEPEDEDEVRFVQSSLPDSSTGACPTLQLKIGPPFSTHQSDSDQAREPRPQPGAQPESEKSALAEDDPNEDWCAVCQNGGELLCCDKCPKVFHLSCHIPVLSESPSGAWFCSFCRDLVSPEMQYECDNKNTQEPERLPPVDQRSCERLLLLLFCNDFSTHFHHTSESKRCKEVITKPVDLSLVKRKLEWKASDGEAYRTPEEFVADVRLIFMNCAKYKVNKEVISAGLYLEDYFEEQLRLVYPNKIFPGGREEGMIPPLEDEIDDEEEQQQEHEQPAQESAAPPEDDKTVSPAKNTILPAEGNAPPPEEAAEDELKTKEQATDMSKMGTDAKVATEDGGGPLSENKVKQEDETAPPEEVKNSGVVDKAPSPKEENTPFPHEQTSDQTSDVTESQESAPENVPDEEKEEQAAGGMDCNSQEV; encoded by the exons ATGGATCCGAGCGGCAAATCTGTTGGCAACGACGACATTGTTATAATCGTGGAGAACGAGGCGGAGAGTTTGCCCCTCGGGGAACAGAGACCGAAGCCGCCAGGCGCCTTCGGGCTCATGGACACATGTCCCATCTGCAAGTTGAGCTTTCACAACCGAGAGCCCAAACTGCTGCCTTGTCTTCACTCGTTCTGCAAGCGATGCCTGCCCGCACCGTTCAGGGGCGTCGAACCCAGGCGGGACCACTCCCTCCACCCTCTGGGTCAAGTGGACAACAACAAGCAAC TGGGTACCATCCGCTGTCCAGTATGCCGCCAGGAATGCTGGGAAATGGACATGTTGGACAATTTCTTTGTCAAGGACTTGGCCGAGGTGCCAAGCAGCACCATGGAGAAAAACAACCAG GTGTGTATGAGCTGTGACGACAACACAGAGGCAACGGGCTACTGTTTGGAGTGCATGGAGTTCTTGTGTGTGACCTGTATTGAGGCGCACCAGCGGGTGAAGTTCACCAGGGATCACACGATACGCCAAAAGAAGGAAATGTCTCCAG AAGCAGTAGCTGTTTCCACGCAGAAGCCCGTTTTTTGTGACATCCACAAGCAGGAGCCACTGAAGCTTTTTTGCGAGACTTGCGATCGACTCACCTGTCGAGACTGTCAGCTGCTCAAACACAAGGATCACAA CTATCAGTTTTTGGAGGATGCCTACAAGAACCATAGACAGTATCTGGAGAACATGACGCAACAGTTGCAGGAAAAAAGAAAGGCCATTGAGGATGTCTCCAACTGCATCAGAAATGG actgCAGCAAGTTGAAGAAAACCGGAAGTCTGTAACGAATGAAATCAAGAAGGCCATCTGCAACCTAATTATGGAGATAAACAGGAAGGGGAAGGTTTTGGCTAACCAGCTTGAG TCGCTTACTAAAGATCACGAGCTGGGTCTGAAAAAGCAGCAGGACGAAGTCAACTTGCTGCGCCGGCAACTGGACCACGTGATCAGTTTCACCAAGTGGGCCACTGCCAGCCACAGTGGCACAGCGCTCCTCTACTGCAAGAGACTG ATTCTATTCCAGATCCACTATCTGATGGGCGCCAGATGCAATCCCTCCATCATCCCTCAGAGTTCTGTCCGCTTCCAGTGTCGCTCTGGTTTCTGGGCCTCAAATGTAGACCTTG GTTCTCTGGTGGTTGAACGAAGCTCGGTACAGCCGCTCATTCCCAACCAACAGGCAGGACCCAGAGGAGAGGCGCCGAACGGGCCGCTGTCGTTATCCGCTCAGCAGCGCCAGAGCACGCTGGCCCAGCTGCAGATGCAG GTTGACAAAATTTCCCAGCAGCCCCACAGGCAGGCCGCATCCAACCATTGGTCCTGGTATCAGAATGCCCGGCTCCCCGGACCCCACGGACCCCCTGTACCCCCTGGACCCCCTGGACCCCCTGGACCCCACGGACCTCCACCCCCGAACAGACCAATCCAAGGAGGCTCCTCCCCTTCCCAAGGCCTCAGCGGCTTGACGCAGATGGGACGCCGATACGGGAACGCCCAAGCCAACATCAGAAGTCCCAACTCGTCAATGCTGCAGAACACTGCGTTCCCGCCTCCTCAG TCCCTCCGAGACATGCTCAATACCTGTAGCTTCCCTTCCAAACCCATGGATATATCACAGGGCACTTTCCGCTACCCGCATCCCGTGTCCGCTGGAGGGGCCACGCACGTACAACCGAACCAG CGGAACCTGTCAGAACTTTCCTACCTAAAGAGGACTGAAGCCGGCGGTCCGGTGCCCACCGTTAGCATCGCGCTCGCGAGACCCAGCTTCACTTCGAGCCAATCCTCAACAGCCGCTGACAAACCGG TTCAAGGAAAGCATAATTCGCCCATGGTTAAGTCATCATCTTCAGAGCGCACCGGAGG GCCGGCGTCCTGGAAGCCAAATACTGAGACGTCGTCGGCTCCCTCGGCCAAGCGACGGAGAAGGTCGTCCCCTGGGCCCGTTATCATCATCAAGGACGAACCGGAGGATGAGGACGAAGTTCGTTTC GTGCAGTCCAGCCTTCCCGACAGCAGCACGGGGGCCTGTCCCACGCTCCAGCTCAAGATCGGCCCCCCTTTCTCCACCCACCAATCTGACTCCGACCAGGCGAGGGAGCCGCGCCCTCAGCCCGGCGCGCAGCCCGAATCCGAGAAGAGCGCCCTCGCGGAAGACGACCCCAACGAAGACTGGTGCGCCGTGTGCCAGAACGGAGGAGAGCTGCTGTGCTGCGACAAGTGTCCCAAGGTTTTCCATCTGTCCTGCCACATCCCCGTGCTCAGTGAGTCACCCAG CGGCGCGTGGTTCTGCTCCTTCTGCCGAGACCTGGTCTCCCCTGAGATGCAGTACGAATGCGACAACAAGAACACACAGGAGCCAGAAAGACTGCCACCTGTTGACCAAAGg TCATGTGAGCGGCTGCTTCTACTTCTCTTCTGTAATGACTTCAGCACTCACTTCCATCACACGTCG GAGTCCAAAAGATGCAAAGAGGTTATCACGAAACCAGTGGATTTATCTCTTGTgaagaggaagctggagtgGAAAGCAAGCGACGGGGAAGCTTACCGCACTCCTGAAGAGTTTGTTGCAGACGTGAGGCTCATATTCATGAATTGTGCCAAATACAAG GTGAACAAAGAAGTGATCAGTGCCGGATTGTACTTGGAAGACTACTTTGAGGAGCAGCTGAGGCTGGTGTACCCCAACAAGATTTTTCCCGGCGGAAGGGAGGAAGGTATGATCCCACCGCTGGAGGACGAGATTGACGACGAAGAAGAGCAGCAGCAAGAGCACGAGCAGCCGGCGCAGGAAAGCGCGGCCCCCCCGGAGGACGACAAAACAGTCAGTCCTGCGAAGAACACTATCCTACCCGCGGAGGGGAACGCGCCTCCTCCCGAGGAAGCCGCAGAAGACGAGTTAAAAACGAAGGAGCAGGCGACCGACATGAGCAAGATGGGGACAGACGCGAAGGTGGCGACTGAAGATGGAGGAGGGCCCCTTTCTGAGAACAAAGTCAAGCAGGAGGATGAAACAGCTCCTCCTGAAGAGGTCAAAAACTCTGGAGTTGTGGATAAGGCACCATCCCCAAAAGAGGAAAACACCCCCTTTCCTCACGAGCAGACTTCTGACCAGACTTCTGATGTAACGGAAAGCCAGGAGAGCGCACCGGAAAATGTCCCCgatgaagaaaaagaggagCAAGCAGCAGGTGGGATGGATTGTAACAGTCAGGAAGTGTAG